From Methanospirillum lacunae:
CGAGTCACTCACATCACTTCTGGAAAAAGATTCATCATCAATTGCTGCCCTCATCATGGAACCTGTTCTTGGTAATATTGGCCCGATTCTGCCTGAAAAGGGGTACCTAGAAGAGGTGAGATCGGTGACTGCAGAACATGATGTCCTTCTCATCTTTGATGAAGTTATCACCGGGTACCGTCTCGGCATAGGCGGGGCGCAGCAGTACTTTGGGATCAGACCTGACCTGACGACACTAGGAAAGATCCTTGGAGGGGGACTTCCCATCGGGGCATTTGGAGGAAGAAAAGATATCATGAGCATGATTGCACCAGCCGGACCGGTGTATCAGGCCGGGACGTTCTCCGGAAACCCACTATCACTCACAGCAGGAATTGCTACACTGGAATGGATACATAAGCACCCAGAAATGTATGGAGATCTCGAATCAAAGACAAAAATAATTGAAGATGCATGTACCGGGAAAGGTGGCTCATTTGTCCGGATTGGATCGATGTTCAAGTACTACTTCAGAAACCAGCCTCCTAGAAACTACCGTGAAGCCAAAGAAGCAGATACCACAGCATTCAGATCATTCTGGGAAAAAATGCTCAAAGCAAGAATCTTCCTCCCACCTTCCCAGTTCGAGACAAATTTTATCTCTGTAGCACATTCAGAACGTGAAATAGAGGCTATAAGCCAGGCATACAAGGCATGCATCTGAAAATTGGAACCAGAAGTTCGATGCTGGCCCGGGCACAGGCAGAAAAGGTTGCAGGGCTTCTTGAAAAAGAGGGAGTCACAACAGAACTTGTGTTCATATCAACTGTTGGTGATGAGAAGACCGGAGTACCTCTCCATGAGATAGGTGGCCAGGGAGTTTTTGTCAGAGCCCTTGATGATGCTCTCATAAACAGAGAGATTGACATCGCAGTTCACTCGATGAAGGACATTCCGGCTGAGCGGCCCGAAGGTCTGACGACTTCAGCAATCCTGAAACGGGATTCTCCTGCAGATTATGTTGTGACTGAGAAGGATCACGATGCCATCAGAGTCATCGGAACTTCCAGTACCAGACGCACTGCCCAGTTGAAGCGTAACTGGTCAGGGATATCGATACTCCCCCTCAGAGGAAATGTTGATACGCGTCTTGGAAAACTGAAAGCTGGAGAATACGATGCAATTGTCCTTGCCGAGGCCGGACTGCAGCGTCTCTCACTTTCTCTTCCCGGATTCAGACTTGATCCCACAATCCATGTTCCCTCTACCAACCAGGGGACGATTGCTGTAGTGAGCAGAAACGAGCCTCCAGTTAGAGGGATACTCGCAACCATTGACGACGAGATCACCAGAACAGATACCCTGATCGAACGGGCAGTCATGGAAGAGATAGGTGGCGGATGTTATACACCATTGGGAATATTCTGCAAAGACCGCCATCTGATCACTGAGGTGCTCTCACTTGAGGGAGATCGGGTTTTCAGGCTGGAGCAGAAGATCAGCGATCTGGATCAGGCACATGCCTTCGGTACTGAGATCAGGAAAGGCGGACGTGAGTTGATTGATGAAGCCTATTTGAGGTTGGGACTTTCACATGACTGAAACTAGAGGTAAAGTATTTCTGGTCGGATCAGGACCGGGAGGGTGCGGAATGCTGACAATCCGGGCCCGGGAAGTGATAGATCAGGCTGAAGTAATTTTGTTTGACCAGCTTCCAGGAGATGAGGTACTCTCTTCCCTTCCAAAAAGTGCTGAACTGATAGATGTAGGAAAATATGCTGACAAACACACCCGCAAGCAGAATGAGATAGAAGACCTCATGATCCAGCGAGCCAAACAAGGAAAACGGGTGGTCAGGCTCAAGGGTGGAGATCCTTTCATGTTCGGCAGGGGTGGGGAAGAACTTGAAACCTGCAGAGAACATGGGATCCCGGTTGAAGTGGTTCCAGGGGTGACAAGTGCCATCGCTGTGCCTGCATCAGTAGGTATACCAGTTACTCACAGGAAATGGGCATCACAGGTAACAGTTATCACAGGAAATGAAGACCCGACAAAAGAAGAATCTGCAATCGACTGGGAATGGCTTGCACGTAGCAGAGGAACGATCGTAATCCTCATGGGTGTAAAAAATCTTCCCACGATTGCGGAAACCCTGATAAAATTTGGAAGAGAACCCGAGACTCCGGTTGCAGTCATCGAACGTGGACTCAGACCTGATCAGCGCGAGACGATCGGAACACTAGCCACAATTGCTGAGAAGGCAGCTGCGGCAGGTGTCAAACCCCCGGCAGTCATCGTCATAGGCGGGGTTGTTGAGATGTACCGATCTGATGAAGAGTGAATGGTCCGGCCGCCATTCCAAAAAAGCCAGTAAGACCCCTTTCCTTTTTGTAAAACTCAGCATACTATTCTTTTTCCAATGGGAGAAGGATTATTATCCACTACCCGGATAGTATCGATCATGACAGGGTGATGCTACCCTGCAGGAGAGGAAAAATGAATTCATCCAGGTTATACAGTGGCTTATCAACGCTGTTTCTCGTCCTTCTCCTTGCCGTGAGTACAGCTTCAGCTGGATCTCAGGTCTCCTGGACGAAATCCGGACTCCTGTACTCAGGACAGGGGATCGTTCATCAACTCCAGATCGATTGCAGCACCCAGCTTGTGCTACATGCACCGGTTGGCACTGTATTTGATCTCTATGCGATGAAAAATGACAACCCATTCAGTTCCTGTCAGGGAGTCTCTTACATCATAACTCATCATGACCGGGCTTCAATCGGAAGAGGTGGAATTAGTTCACTTACCCTTGAACCGGGAACCTGGTGTGTGGCAGTTTATGCCAGTAAGGGAAGTGGCCAGTATCAGCTTGAAGGAAGCAGTACATGTCCGGTTCCTCTGCATCCCTATTGGGATGCCTGTTTCGATAATGTCTGTTGTGATGATCAGTGTCAGCCAGGCTGTACTCCAATCAAAACGGATGTGAAAACAGGATATCTCTATCAGGGGCAGAGTAGAACATTCGGCTACTACATTCCTGCAGAGCGATCCTATATCGAGTGGATCCTTACCGGGCCATGTGGTAGCGAGATCATCCCTATGAGTATGATGTCAGCCGGGGATATTCGAACGATGCGAACCAGATTCTGTGGTCCAGATTTTGATCTCTACATTTACAAACAGGAGAAACACAGAAACTGGGGGTGGTACGCCGATTATGCAGATACAGAATCAGGATCTGACGGGTATGTTGGTATATCATACCCAGAGACCGGAGCCACGTACTACGCTCAGGTATATGCCAAACAGGGAAGTGGAACATACACCCTGACCTGCCGGAGTTATACCTGCCAGGACGAAGTGGTCATGATGATGAAGCAGACCGATTTTTCATCAATGATGTACACAGCAACGTCTGTTGCTCCACCATCATGAGGAGAAATCAGGACGAATTCACCTCTGTATAAATGGAGAAGATTGATTAGGAACCTTGAGTAAGATCATAGAGTCAGAGCATAGTACAATGTTAGGGGAGTGGAAAATGAAATACATTTCAGGATATCTGACCGCTGCAGTGATCCTTGTGGTCATGGCAGCATGCATTGCACCCGGGTCGGCAAGTTCCGGGTACTTCTGGTCAAAGAGCGGATACCTCTATCAGGGGCAGGCCGCAACATATGAAATCCAGGTGGACTGCGGGGCCCAGTTGGTTTTGAACGCACCTTATGGGGCAGATTTTGATATCTATGCCATGAGAAGCCCGGTTGGAAGCTGGCCAAATGAAAATTACATCATGGCACACTACGACAAGTCAGAAACCTCATACAACCAAGTGAAGTACCTGAATCTGGACAAAGGATCCTGGTACGTTGTGGTGTATTCCTCATCTGGATACGGTCAGTTCACACTTGATGCATCAAACACATGTACCGGACCAAACCCACCATATCCAGACCCATGTTATGGCAATCCGAATTGCGGGGGAACCACTTGTGCTCCGGCAGCAGATGATGTCAAAACCGGGTACCTGAATTCAGGAGAGGCAAAGACCTACACCTATCAGATCATGGGTGACCGTAACTACATCGAGTGGATCCTGACAGGCCCCTGTGGCAATGAAGTCATCCCGATGGCAATGATGTCGGCAAGTGATGTCAGCACAATGCGGACCAGTTACTGTGGACCTGACTTCTCGCTTTACATCTACAAGGACTGTGATCCACGGTACAGCAGTTGTGCAGCAACCCGGGCAGATACAAGCAGTGGTTCAAACAAGTACGTAGGAATCACGTACCCGACAACCGGTTCCCGATATTACGCTCTCGTCTATGCAAAGAATGGCAGTGGGTCATATACACTCCATGCACGGAGTTACAAATGCCAGAGTGATGTCATCGCCATGATGGCAAAACCAGACATGGTCTCCATGATGAGCACTGCCACTGATATCGAAGCTCCGGTAAGCGTTCTTGGAACTTCGTAAAAAACACAGCCACCAGAGGTGGCCACATCTTTTTTTGTATACAATTATGAGGAGAGAACCTCAAATTTCCGGAAAAAAGAGCTTGATATTATTCTAACAAGTGAACAAGCAGTCCACTCAGGAGTTTTGGCTCAAACCATGTGGACTTCGGGGGCATAATACCACCGTCATCTGCAATCGCACAGACAGTTTGTACATCCACGGGTTGCATGGCAATCGCTGCAACGTATTCTCCTGAGTCTACCTTTATCATCAGATCGCGGATGGGTCGGGCCCCACCCAGGTACTGGAGCCGTGCATCTCCCCGTGAATCAGTGATCCCAAGAAACGGGACCAGAACCTGATCCTGCAGAACAGAAACATCAAGAGAATCTATACGTGATACTGCACCCGAGATCTGGATTGCGCATTCATACCATCTTCCTTCCAGGTAAAGATGGAAGACATGAAGCCCTGTTTTTTTCTGCTTTGGAGTGATCGAGTACGAAGAGGGCTCAACTCCCTCAAATGGCGTTATGGTTGCAACCGCACGAAGGGCAGTCAAAAAGGTTTGAGGAGTATAATCACCGAGGGAGGTTAGCAAACGGCTGTACCCGTGTACCTTAACCTCATCTTCTGCAAAGACGACCCCCATAACATGCCAGGTCTCTTCGGGAATGTTGATACCCTTTTCAATCCTGCGTTCCGCAACATTCAGGGCAGATTTGCATCGGTGATGACCATCAGCAATATAGAGTGCAGGGATTTTACCAAATGCATCAACAATTAGTTTGATCTTTTCGGAGTCACGCACTGCAAAGATCTGATGAATGCTTCCATTTGCTGCAGTGACTTCCATGAGAGGAGTTCCAGTAACAGACTTGCTGAGAAGTGTTGCCACTACATCGTTCTTCAGATGAAGCAAAACAACGGGCCCGGTATTGGCATTCATGGCATCGATGTGTCTTGTCCGATCCTCCTCCTTGTCATACCGGGTCAATTCATGACGGTGAATAACTCCAGACTTGTATTCACGGGCATCCACACAACATGAAAGACCGGTGTACGATCGTCCCTCATGGAGAACCCGGTATACGTAGAGGAAGGGAACTGATTCCTGAACACATATTCCATCAGATATATACTCATCAAATATTTTTTTGGAGAGAGCATAGACCTGATCAGAATATGGATCTGTGTCAGGCAGCAGGGCGTCTGCTCTGCTAATCCGAAGGAAACTGAGCGGTTGATTGTTGATGATCTCCCGTGCCTCCGAAGCACTTACCACATCATAAGGAACTGCAGCGATCGCCTGTGCCTTTCCATCAGCAGGTCTCACGGCAGCAAAAGGATATATATGAACCATGTGTCTGACACCAGTCTGATTATACGTATCCCCCTGCCCCTATAAGAGTGCAGTGACAAACCAGTACCGGAAATATGGAGAACAGGAGTCTGCAGATCCGCAAAATGAAAGAGGCTGATATCCCTGCCGTTGAATCTATTGAACAGAAATCATTTTCAGATTTCTGGAGCCGGGATACTCTTGAAGAGGCTCTTGAAATTTTTCCAGATACCAATTTTATTGCTGAGTCACAAGAGGGAATCGCCGGGTATATCATCTGTGGAGTGGAAGATACCGGTGAAGACATATATGGCCATATCTGCAGTCTTGCAGTATCGCCATTCCACCGGGGGTCAGGAATTGGCTCTGCTCTGGTGCAACGGGCTGAGTACCAGGTCATGCTCAAGGGCGCTACAGCCATGCAGCTTGAGGTCAGGATATCAAACCAGCCCGCACAAAAATTTTATAAAAAACTTGGATATGAACCGGTGTTTCAGTATGCAGGATACTATGCAAACACCGAAGATGCAATCGTCATGATGCGATGGTTCAGGTATTGACCCATCATTCTCTCATGGCGACTAAAACATAGGAACACCGTGAACTAATTATTCTCTGAACCTGAACCTTTCCTTACTATCCTGATCACCAGACCTGTGATCGGGAGTGATATATCATGGAATTAAGACCCGTAATACTCCTTATCCTTTTGAGTATCCTTTTCATTATACCATCTCCAGTGGCAGCAGCCCAGAATGAATCATCCACCTTTGATCTTGCCATTTCGGATCTGCATTCTGCTCCATCAGGAGCCCCGGGAAGCCCGCTATACACATGGTTTACAGTAACAAACAAGGGCACCAGGATATCAATGACCGATACAGTCACGCTGTACCTTTCAACAGACAAAAACATTACAACAGCAGATTACCCCATCGGCGAGACAGAAATTTCGTTTATCCGTCCCGGAAATTCAGTGGAAACAGGCCTTATCGGAAAAGTGCCAGATACCATACCTGCTGGAAAATACTACGCCGGTGCATTGCTCACGATCAAGTTTACACTCCTCAAAGATGCCAACGAAAGCGATAACAGCATAAGTAGTAACCTGGTCACCATCAACAATACCTATACCCGTCCCCAGGATTGGTACAATGAACGGATATCAGAGCTTGTACTAAATTATACAAATGCCGAACGTGTTAAGAGAAACCTGACCGAGTTGAAACGGGACTCTGCACTTGATGTTGTTGCAGAGGATCAGAGCCAGGATATGGCAGATCGCCAGTTCTTTGATCATGTAAACCCATCTGGCGAAAACCCAATCGACAGGGCAACACGTCACGGATACAACCAGACGCGATACCTCCCGAACGGGAAGAAGTTCTATGGTATTAGTGAAAATATTGTAAAGATTCCAATCGGCGATGTATACCAGTTTGGAAAGATAAATCCAGATGACCCTGATCAGGTGGCATCAGTTGCAATTCAGTCATTTATGAACAGTATCTCTCACAAAACCACATTGCTACTTCCAGAATTCAGAGTGATCGGACTCGGAACATCATTTGATGGAACAAGTTACTACATCACCCAGAACTTCTTCTAATTTTTTTTGACGAAAGTGGTAAAAAGAGAACGGGTTTACACCCTGAATCGATGAATCTCATTCTTCAGTTCACTGGTGAGATCGCCAACTTCCACTATTGCGCTGTTGATCTCCTCAACCGAAGCACTGACCTGTTCAGCAAGGGTTGAGAGTTCTTCAACCTGCTTCAGATTATCCCCGGTCAGTTTGATTCCTTCCTGTGCCGTGTTAACAACCGAAGACGAAATATTAGCCTGCTCTTCGATAGCCTTAACAATCTCCCGCATATCACGGGTTACTTCGGATGCTCCATTTACCATCTGATTGAGCGCTTCAATGGTCTTGGTCACACTATCCACCCCATGTGCAATTTCCGAATGTGAGGAACGGATTGCAGTTGATGTCTTCTCACTACTCCGCTGGATGGCATTGATAACATCAGAAATATGATCGGTTGCTTTGCGGGCGTCAGCAGCCAGGTTCTTGACTTCACCTGCAACAACGGCAAACCCACGACCAGCATCCCCTGCCCGGGCAGCCTCTATTGCGGCATTGAGGGCCAGAAGATTGATCTGTCCGGCAATGTCATTGATCATCTTCACAATCTTGTTGATCTCACGGATCTGATTGTTGAGTTCATCAATATCCTCAACACTCTCCTGGGCGATCCGCTTGACCACATCCATCCTGTCATTTGCTTCGTTGCCAAGGGACTGTGCTTCACTTCCCCGCACAGTAACATCCTGTGCATGTTTGAGGATCTCCTGAGAAGTGCTGGTAATCTCTTCATTTGAAGCAGAGAGGGTGGAGATCTGATCAGTAATATCCTCGATGTGAGCAATAAGGTCCTTTCCAGTCTCTGCAGATTGCTGGACAGTACGAACCACCTGAAGGGTTGCTTTGGCGATAGATTCTGATCCTTTGTTGATCTCCTGCATCGTATCAGAAACCTGACCAGATACACGGTTAACTTCAAGAAGGGCATTTCGGAGAGCACCAACCGTCTTGACTGCGTCATTCTTGACTAACCCCAGAGGATCACCTTCTCTGACAATGATATCGGTAGTAAGATCACCGGAAGAAACTCTTTCAAAGGCCCCGGCAAGGTCCTTTGCACTGGTATCAAGTGCTGCCGTATGATCCTTAGCTTCCTGAATCATCCGCTGGATCTCTTTTTCTTTCCTGATCTCTTCAGTCCGGTCCTTGTATGTGGACATCACACTGACCACCTGATCGTACTTGTCTAAAAGTGGGATGATGTCCTGTTCAATATGATGGACCCCGGCAGGGAACTCAACAACCAGATGACCGGTTACGGCTTTTTTCGTCCTCAGAGCATCCTTAAGTCCCATTCCCGTCTTTTCCAGGACCTTGAAGTCATGGGCTTTCATAGAAAGGAGTTGGTTCTCTGAGTACCCACTCATAAGAAGAAACGAGTCATTCACCTTGAGGATTCGCAGATTGAGATCCATGAGAAGCAAAGGAAGAGGATTCTGATTGATCATCGTCATCTCCTGTTGCTGGAGTTCACGTATTGTCTCCATCTGATCCTTTATTTCACGTTCAACGCGCTTGCGTTCGGTGATATCCCGAAATGTTGCCTGTGTCCTCTTTCCTTCAGGAAGCTCAAGAACCTTCATTGTCACTTCTGCATCAAACGAAGTACCATCACCCCTGTTTAAGACACACTCAAAATTCTGGGGAATCCCTCGCAGTGCATCATCATAGTGCCTATTGAAGAAAAGAATTGACTCGGTCCCGTCAGGTTGCGT
This genomic window contains:
- the hemL gene encoding glutamate-1-semialdehyde 2,1-aminomutase yields the protein MKSSELYNIAKQVIPGGVSSPVRAIQPYPFYVTSGHGPRLTTVDDADLIDCCCAYGPLILGHAHPVIKEAIIGQLSDGWLYGTPAPAEITLAEQVIRDHPSIEMVRFVSSGSEATMAALRLARGFTGRTDIIKIEGGFHGAHDAVLVQAGSGCTTLGQPDSAGVPADLVKHTRQIPYNDIESLTSLLEKDSSSIAALIMEPVLGNIGPILPEKGYLEEVRSVTAEHDVLLIFDEVITGYRLGIGGAQQYFGIRPDLTTLGKILGGGLPIGAFGGRKDIMSMIAPAGPVYQAGTFSGNPLSLTAGIATLEWIHKHPEMYGDLESKTKIIEDACTGKGGSFVRIGSMFKYYFRNQPPRNYREAKEADTTAFRSFWEKMLKARIFLPPSQFETNFISVAHSEREIEAISQAYKACI
- the hemC gene encoding hydroxymethylbilane synthase, translated to MHLKIGTRSSMLARAQAEKVAGLLEKEGVTTELVFISTVGDEKTGVPLHEIGGQGVFVRALDDALINREIDIAVHSMKDIPAERPEGLTTSAILKRDSPADYVVTEKDHDAIRVIGTSSTRRTAQLKRNWSGISILPLRGNVDTRLGKLKAGEYDAIVLAEAGLQRLSLSLPGFRLDPTIHVPSTNQGTIAVVSRNEPPVRGILATIDDEITRTDTLIERAVMEEIGGGCYTPLGIFCKDRHLITEVLSLEGDRVFRLEQKISDLDQAHAFGTEIRKGGRELIDEAYLRLGLSHD
- the cobA gene encoding uroporphyrinogen-III C-methyltransferase, which codes for MTETRGKVFLVGSGPGGCGMLTIRAREVIDQAEVILFDQLPGDEVLSSLPKSAELIDVGKYADKHTRKQNEIEDLMIQRAKQGKRVVRLKGGDPFMFGRGGEELETCREHGIPVEVVPGVTSAIAVPASVGIPVTHRKWASQVTVITGNEDPTKEESAIDWEWLARSRGTIVILMGVKNLPTIAETLIKFGREPETPVAVIERGLRPDQRETIGTLATIAEKAAAAGVKPPAVIVIGGVVEMYRSDEE
- a CDS encoding DUF1015 domain-containing protein, which gives rise to MVHIYPFAAVRPADGKAQAIAAVPYDVVSASEAREIINNQPLSFLRISRADALLPDTDPYSDQVYALSKKIFDEYISDGICVQESVPFLYVYRVLHEGRSYTGLSCCVDAREYKSGVIHRHELTRYDKEEDRTRHIDAMNANTGPVVLLHLKNDVVATLLSKSVTGTPLMEVTAANGSIHQIFAVRDSEKIKLIVDAFGKIPALYIADGHHRCKSALNVAERRIEKGINIPEETWHVMGVVFAEDEVKVHGYSRLLTSLGDYTPQTFLTALRAVATITPFEGVEPSSYSITPKQKKTGLHVFHLYLEGRWYECAIQISGAVSRIDSLDVSVLQDQVLVPFLGITDSRGDARLQYLGGARPIRDLMIKVDSGEYVAAIAMQPVDVQTVCAIADDGGIMPPKSTWFEPKLLSGLLVHLLE
- the rimI gene encoding ribosomal protein S18-alanine N-acetyltransferase → MKEADIPAVESIEQKSFSDFWSRDTLEEALEIFPDTNFIAESQEGIAGYIICGVEDTGEDIYGHICSLAVSPFHRGSGIGSALVQRAEYQVMLKGATAMQLEVRISNQPAQKFYKKLGYEPVFQYAGYYANTEDAIVMMRWFRY
- a CDS encoding CAP domain-containing protein, producing the protein MELRPVILLILLSILFIIPSPVAAAQNESSTFDLAISDLHSAPSGAPGSPLYTWFTVTNKGTRISMTDTVTLYLSTDKNITTADYPIGETEISFIRPGNSVETGLIGKVPDTIPAGKYYAGALLTIKFTLLKDANESDNSISSNLVTINNTYTRPQDWYNERISELVLNYTNAERVKRNLTELKRDSALDVVAEDQSQDMADRQFFDHVNPSGENPIDRATRHGYNQTRYLPNGKKFYGISENIVKIPIGDVYQFGKINPDDPDQVASVAIQSFMNSISHKTTLLLPEFRVIGLGTSFDGTSYYITQNFF
- a CDS encoding methyl-accepting chemotaxis protein is translated as MATEQLHVLLIEDNEDHAFLVMHELKKGGYSTDLLRLDTLQSVCDALDSKEWDVVLCDYSLPGFTGLDVLQEFNKRGLDIPFIIVSGEIGEDTAVSLMKSGAHDYIFKGNLKPLIPVIQREIRESENRKKSRENDRRREAEARKYRAMINAAYDAITLFDKDTLVECNTTTSEIFGIQEENILGKNLRDLSPPTQPDGTESILFFNRHYDDALRGIPQNFECVLNRGDGTSFDAEVTMKVLELPEGKRTQATFRDITERKRVEREIKDQMETIRELQQQEMTMINQNPLPLLLMDLNLRILKVNDSFLLMSGYSENQLLSMKAHDFKVLEKTGMGLKDALRTKKAVTGHLVVEFPAGVHHIEQDIIPLLDKYDQVVSVMSTYKDRTEEIRKEKEIQRMIQEAKDHTAALDTSAKDLAGAFERVSSGDLTTDIIVREGDPLGLVKNDAVKTVGALRNALLEVNRVSGQVSDTMQEINKGSESIAKATLQVVRTVQQSAETGKDLIAHIEDITDQISTLSASNEEITSTSQEILKHAQDVTVRGSEAQSLGNEANDRMDVVKRIAQESVEDIDELNNQIREINKIVKMINDIAGQINLLALNAAIEAARAGDAGRGFAVVAGEVKNLAADARKATDHISDVINAIQRSSEKTSTAIRSSHSEIAHGVDSVTKTIEALNQMVNGASEVTRDMREIVKAIEEQANISSSVVNTAQEGIKLTGDNLKQVEELSTLAEQVSASVEEINSAIVEVGDLTSELKNEIHRFRV